Proteins encoded within one genomic window of Jiangella mangrovi:
- the nusA gene encoding transcription termination factor NusA: MDIDLSLLRALEREKDISFDLVVEATERALLLAYQRSESHQPRARVELDRKTGHVTVWAQEHDDDGAVVREWDDTPAGFGRIAATTAKQEILQRLRDAEDENTFGDYLDREGEIVSGTIQQGRDPRTVMVNLGKVEAVLPPAEQVPGERYEHGSRIRCYVVQVRKGQHGPVITVSRTHPNLVKKLFVLEVPEIADGTVQIAGIAREAGHRTKIAVFSTVPGVNAKGACIGPMGSRVRAVMSELHGEKIDIVDWSEDPAELVANALSPARVQRVEIVDAAARSARVTVPDFQLSLAIGREGQNARLAARLTGWRIDIRPDTEPDTAERGAGTPA; this comes from the coding sequence GTGGACATCGACCTTTCGCTCCTGAGAGCACTGGAGCGGGAGAAGGACATCTCCTTCGACCTGGTCGTCGAGGCGACGGAGCGCGCTCTGCTGCTCGCCTACCAGCGCTCCGAGAGCCACCAGCCGCGCGCCCGCGTCGAGCTGGACCGCAAGACCGGGCACGTCACCGTCTGGGCCCAGGAGCACGACGATGACGGCGCCGTCGTGCGCGAGTGGGACGACACCCCCGCGGGCTTCGGGCGCATCGCCGCCACCACCGCGAAGCAGGAGATCCTGCAGCGGCTGCGCGACGCCGAGGACGAGAACACGTTCGGCGACTACCTCGATCGCGAGGGCGAGATCGTCTCCGGCACCATCCAGCAGGGCCGCGACCCCCGCACCGTCATGGTCAACCTCGGCAAGGTCGAGGCGGTGCTGCCGCCGGCCGAGCAGGTGCCGGGCGAGCGCTACGAGCACGGCAGCCGCATCCGCTGCTACGTCGTGCAGGTGCGCAAGGGCCAGCACGGCCCCGTCATCACGGTCTCGCGCACGCACCCGAACCTGGTGAAGAAGCTCTTCGTGCTCGAGGTGCCCGAGATCGCCGACGGCACGGTGCAGATCGCCGGCATCGCCCGCGAGGCCGGGCACCGCACGAAGATCGCCGTCTTCTCCACCGTGCCGGGGGTCAACGCCAAGGGCGCCTGCATCGGGCCCATGGGCTCGCGGGTCCGGGCGGTCATGTCGGAGCTGCACGGCGAGAAGATCGACATCGTCGACTGGTCCGAGGACCCCGCCGAGCTGGTCGCCAACGCGTTGTCGCCGGCGCGCGTGCAGCGCGTCGAGATCGTCGACGCGGCCGCCCGGTCGGCCCGCGTGACGGTGCCCGACTTCCAGCTCTCGCTGGCCATCGGGCGCGAGGGACAGAACGCGCGACTGGCCGCGCGGCTCACCGGATGGCGCATCGACATCCGTCCCGACACCGAGCCCGACACGGCCGAACGGGGTGCCGGGACGCCCGCGTGA
- the rimP gene encoding ribosome maturation factor RimP → MTSATRDLLQQVIEPVVASEGLDLEELELSQAGRRGRLRIIVDADGGVDLDRCAEVSRHISKTLDDSGVMGEHPYTLEVSSPGVSRPLRLPRHWSRATGRLVRATLHDGGEVTGRVVSAGQDSAVLDVDGGSRELAYTDVRKAKVQVEFRKTDDSELDDFEEED, encoded by the coding sequence ATGACATCGGCGACCCGTGACCTTCTCCAGCAGGTCATCGAGCCCGTGGTGGCGTCGGAGGGGCTCGACCTCGAGGAGCTCGAGCTGTCCCAGGCGGGCCGCCGCGGCCGGCTGCGCATCATCGTCGACGCCGACGGCGGGGTCGACCTCGACCGCTGCGCCGAGGTGTCCCGCCACATCTCCAAGACCCTGGACGACTCCGGCGTCATGGGCGAGCACCCGTACACCCTCGAGGTCAGCTCGCCGGGGGTCTCCCGGCCGCTGCGCCTGCCCCGGCACTGGTCGCGGGCGACGGGCCGGCTGGTGCGCGCCACCCTGCACGACGGCGGCGAGGTCACCGGCCGCGTGGTGTCGGCCGGCCAGGACTCCGCCGTGCTCGACGTCGACGGCGGCAGCCGCGAGCTCGCGTACACCGACGTGCGCAAGGCCAAGGTCCAGGTCGAGTTCCGCAAGACCGACGACTCCGAGCTGGACGATTTCGAGGAAGAGGACTGA